The Rhodamnia argentea isolate NSW1041297 chromosome 7, ASM2092103v1, whole genome shotgun sequence genome contains the following window.
GACTAAAGGCATTTTCGTCACTTCCccctttttaatattttttataattttttctttactttttccctttctttttttgctttttttccttAGCTTCTCTCCAATGGCCAGCTAAACCAGACACCGACGAGGGCTAGACAAGGGTTGCCGTCGCTCTTCGTggccagatctggcgagggcCCTCGGCTTGCCCGGGCTAAGATagcgagggcagccctcaccGGTGGCTGGCTAAGCGGCCACCGGGGAGAATAtaggataataataaaaaaaatgaaaaatgaaaaaaggggaaaattaaaataagaaataacGAAAATGTCCTTAGTCAGACACTTCTTTGAAATTAGGTCCATTttagatctttatttaaaaaaataaaatcacgtTATGCCCTTATTTAGGATTTTCCCTAATCTACCTAAAAGCCAGAGAAAAAGGCCAATCTCCAAGGCTaataaacaaaaaagtaaaagaaatctgCAAATTATCATGACTTTCCGCACCACTCCTTGCCTATGGAAATACTCCGGGGACAAAAGACAGACATTGCTTGTCTTAATGGAGCCAACTCTCTTTATACTTGACCGAGCAAAAAGGACACTCCGTGCTGTACTTGTTATTCTATAAAAATTTCCTACACCAATTGTGTcataaagtcctaaacttacTACAATAATattaatttagtactaaatctttttttatcaattgagttataaacattttgcgTTTGTACGATTCAATCCATCCAGCCAACTATGACCGATCAACGCTAATGTGGAGACTCGCCAGTGCTGACGCgacacatttttatatattttccttttctcttttctttctctttttttgttttcttctccttcttcctccagcctaataaaaataaataaaaatttaaaatttactaAATATTATTAACATATGCCCACATCGACACCAACCGGCTTTCGCGTCAATGCCCGCCGATCATGGTTGGCCAAAtcgattgaattggtataaatgcaaaaggtttagaattcaatctaaaaaaagattaatatcGAATTGGCACagttataatagatttagggttttttctattataatttttcctaatataaCTTAGTTATGTTCATATCCTACTGCTCTTTAGGTGGGCGAACCTTCCAACAAAGGAAACAAATATACTATCAAGACATGATCAACATAGATTTTAATGCCTAGACTCACTCTCTAATGGAAAGCAGCAATGAAATTAATGACTAAATATAAGGagatgagtgaaaaaaaaaaaaaaaaagcagcctGTTTGAGCATTTATTTCAGGGAAAACTcgcgatttggaaaatattttttgacaaatgatcgatttttgaaaaatattttgagcaCCCATGAAACAAACGCCACCTCAAACTCTCTCTTTGCTCCCTTCAGCAAAGTCTCCATTGGCACAGGAGAGATCGTCCCTGGATCGCCTTTTACTAAGTTCATGTATGATCCGATGATTTATCGGACATACTTTTCATCTTCTTACACCTTGAAGTCCACGGAAGAAGTGAACTCTACATTTGCAAATATGCCTCTCTTACATGTATCCACTCAAATCTTTCCATTCTCAAAATCTTGAAAGACCCTTGAGGCTTTGAATGCTCCATGATCCGTAACTCACCCCTTGTCTCCATGCCCCTTTCCGATAGAATGGCCAGCTAAAGACTCGAAGACGGCGCTGCATCTTAATTCTCCTTCCTGCTTTCGGATTTCACCTTGCCGGACAGCTCGTACTTGGCAGATACTAAGAGGCATCATCTAGTTCTATATGACATTGATCCGACCGCCATCTACGCCTTCATGATGGAACAGAGTCATAGTTCTGAATCTTCACACTCAGAACTCCCCAAGAAACTGGGAAATGCCACAGTTATATCCCTGCAAAAGgcgcaaaaagaaaagaagaattatgGTGTATAAGTTGCGCAGGGTAATCCCGTTCCCATTGTGCGGCCGGATACAAAATTGACGAACCGACATGACCAGATACCGATGTATGCTGGACAGTTTTTGGGTCATCTTTTTCTTGACAGGGGTTTTAAAGTTTGATGTAGAGAGGCAGTTCGTCGCATTGATGTGCCCCATAAGTTCATTCGGGTTTACTTACTTCAGATATGGAAGAGTCATGTTTCTTATCAGAGAAGGATTCTTCAACACCAAGTCCTTCCACTCCTCCGGATCAATCCGTCCGTCATCTTTTGTATCGGCCTCCCTAAATGCCTGTCGATCCAACAAAAGGTTTCAGAATCCTTGAAGTACCGAAACAAGGATAGTTTGCACGTGAAAGTTGAGTACCGCACCTTGTCCACGATCGTCTCCACGACGTCCTCCGAGAGTACCAAATCCGATTCGTGAAGAAGGGCCAATACCATTTCCTTCAACtgtaaattgaaacaaaaatttgttatgCCACTCCATAAGAAGTTAGGAACAATTTGAGCAATTATCCAGACGCCCATGCAACAGCAGAAAAGAGGAGATACCGTCCTCACCTCCTCTCGCTCGATATATCCGGTGTGCCTCAAGTCGTACAACCTGAAAGCAACTGCGGAAAACTCGTCACGGTTCAGCAGCTATCGTTTAGCTAGTCATGTTAGCATTGGAAATTAAAAGAGTAAAAGCTGCATAATAGgaacaaaagacaaaagaaatggAGAATGTTTGAAGTTTTCTTACATGCAATCTTGTCTTCTGTTGGTGCATTCGGGTGAAAGACGCCGAGCGATCTTACGAATTCCCCAAACTCGATGACCCCATTTCTTTTCATGTCGAACAAATCAAATATCTGCAGTATGTGATACCAAGGGTTCACGTATCAGCAGGAAAGCATCAGTCAGCCTAGTGAATgagcaaaatcacaaaaaagttgTGAATGGCACTTCGTTAGATCAGTGTCATTTGaaacttccatttctttttcaagtGGGACGATTAATTAAATGTATCAGACTACGGGACATAAACGAAGTAAAAAGATCTCCGTCGAGTCGAAGTGAGTCTATATTCCATACCCTGTCGGCAAAAAGATTTCTCCGATTTCTGTTCCGGAAAAGAGCTAGCTGAAACTCTTCCTGCTCAATGTACAACATGAACAGCAATAATTTTCAGTTTAAGTAGCAGAGACA
Protein-coding sequences here:
- the LOC115754248 gene encoding calcineurin B-like protein 4 isoform X1 — protein: MGCIISKNSERTPGYEEPNVLAAATPFTASEVKALYVLFKKLSSSIIADGLIHKQEEFQLALFRNRNRRNLFADRIFDLFDMKRNGVIEFGEFVRSLGVFHPNAPTEDKIAFAFRLYDLRHTGYIEREELKEMVLALLHESDLVLSEDVVETIVDKAFREADTKDDGRIDPEEWKDLVLKNPSLIRNMTLPYLKDITVAFPSFLGSSECEDSEL
- the LOC115754248 gene encoding calcineurin B-like protein 4 isoform X2, producing the protein MGCAVSKRSERTPGYEDPNVLAAATPFTASEVEALYVLFKKLSSSIIADGLIHKEEFQLALFRNRNRRNLFADRIFDLFDMKRNGVIEFGEFVRSLGVFHPNAPTEDKIAFAFRLYDLRHTGYIEREELKEMVLALLHESDLVLSEDVVETIVDKAFREADTKDDGRIDPEEWKDLVLKNPSLIRNMTLPYLKDITVAFPSFLGSSECEDSEL